From Pelotomaculum isophthalicicum JI:
AAAATTTATTCCGGCTTTCTGCAGAAGGGGAAACGCCGCGAGGATGGTTTCGTTGCCTTTGGTTTCTTCTTCGCCGTTGCTTAAGAGCCCCACCCTCGGGTTTTTTACCCCGAGAATTTTCATGGCGTAGAGATAGCCCATGATCCCGAACTGGACTAAGTGGTGCGGCTTGCAATCCACATTGGCGCCAGCGTCCAGCAGAACTGTAAATCCTTTTTCGGCCGGCAGCAAAGATGCGATGGCCGGCCGGTCAATACCCTTGATCCGGCCCAGCCCCAACAAGGCGGAAGCCATGGCGGCTCCTGTGCTCCCGGCCGAAACCAGCGCCTGGGCCTCACCCTCCTTGACTAGCCTGGTGACCGTCGCAATGGAAGAATTTTTTTTCTTCCGGATCACCGCCGCTGGTTGCTCACACATCTCGACTACCTCCGGGGCGTTGACGACGCTTACCAGGCCCCCGGCGTTATCACCGCCGAGCTCATAATACACCCGTTCCTCATCTCCGGCCAGGATCACAGAGATGCCATATTCCTTAGCTGCATCAAGGGAACCTTTAACAATTTCACGGGGCGCGTAGTCCCCGCCCATGGCATCCACTGCGATCTTCATGCGGTACCTCCTGCCGGCGTTATGTTGAAAAAATCCCGTTGCAGTTGGGATTATTCGCATTTCCGGCACGCGTATTGCGCCTGGCGCCCGCCCCTGCGCTCTTCCTGAATACCGTCAGCAACAACGCCCCAGCGCGCCGCCTTTTGATCCAGGGATTCGGCTACAGGGCCGTCCAGGATAGTTTCAGCTCCCGGGTGAGTGGGAAGGGCCCCCGACTCGGCCACGATTGCCCGCAGCGCATCCGGATTGTCGATGATCGGGCAGGGCCGCAGGTGATTTTTGCAGAAGGGCTGGCGCTTTTGGAAGGACGCGAATAGGGACGAACGCAGTACTTCCAGCAGGGTCTTCTCATTAATGTTATCGACGGCGAAGTGGACGAAGGCACAGGGTTCCACATCTCCGGCGGCGTTGATGTGGAAATACCGCCGCCCGCCGGCAATGCAGCCGCCGGTCATTTCACCGTCGTTCCAGAAGTCGGCCAGCAAGATCGGCTTATTGGCGCGGATGTACGGGATGCGCCCGGCCAGGTAGGCCCGCTGCTCCGCCGTCACCATCAGCCCCGGATCCGGATCACGGCCGATGGGGATATAATGGAACAACCACCCGTACGCGACTCCTTTATCAACCAGGAAGTCGATAAAGTCGTCGCTGGTGACTTCCATTACATTATCCCGGGTGACGGTAATCGACACTCCCAATATGGCTCCCTTTTCCTTCAACAAGTCCATGGCCTTTATTACTTTGTCAAAGGCTCCGGCGCCGCGGCGGGCGTCGGTTCGTTCCCGCCATCCCTCCAGGCTGATGGCCGGCGACAGGTTCCCCACCTCCACAATTTTGTCGGCCGCTTCCTCGTCGATTAGCGTGCCGTTGGTATAAGCCATGAAAGCCATGTCGCTGTGTTTACCGGCCAACTCGAACAGCCGCGGGTAAGCGAACGGTTCACCGCCGGACATGACCGCCCAGTAAATGCCCAGTTCCTTGGCCTCGGTAAAGAGTTGGTCCAATCTTTCATAGCTCAGCGAATCTTTTTTCGCGTACTTGCCGGCCCAGCAGCCCTCGCAGGCCAGGTTGCAGGCGCCGGTCGGGTCCACCAGGAAGAAGTTTGGGACATTTACCCCGTGTTTTTGCGACATCTGCGCCTGTTTTGAAATGCCGAAGAGCATGGCGTTGATAAACCAGTTATAGACCAGGCAATGCTTGACGTTGGGGTGTGTCGCGACGAACAGCCGGTTGACAAAAGTCCGGATGGCCGGGTTTTGCCGGTAGGCCAGGGCTAACTGCTCCACCTGTTCCTTGTGTTCTTTCTTGATGGCGAGCAACTTTGCCAGGTTAAAAATTTTGGGCAAGTTTACTTCGGAGTCTTTTTCGAGGTAGCCCAGAGCCTGACGGAGAATCTGTTCCTTTACAAAGTTTTTGGCGAAGTCGAGATTCGCTGCTTTCCCCTGCATTCCTCTGTTACCTCCATGTTAGTATAATTTTTCCCTTCCTTTTGTGGTTGTTAAAGAAAAGTTAAAAAAAATTATATGCATGGTCACCTCCCTGACGCGAGTTTAATAAAGATGCACCCACATATCTTTTGGTTTTACCAGTAAAACACAAAACACCAAAAAGACCAAATAACTGCCCAAAAAAATTTTATATTGCCCGTTCTAAAGCATCACTCAAAAATTTTACCAGTAATTTATTCTCTTTGGAGCTAAATTCCGAAATATATTTTTGGAGCCGGCCCACTTCGTCAGCCAACTGGCCATTTATGACGTCATGCATATTTTTGACCGTTGCTCCCAGCGCCGTGCCCGCGAACAAGCTCAGGATCAGTTCTGGCCTGAGGGCCGGCTGCAGCAGATTTTTCATCATTTTTACGGCTTTTGTACCTAAATTTTGAATGTAAACAATTAATACGGCTATTATATATGCGCTGATTATTATCGGCGCCTCGGTGGCCGGCATCTCTTTCAGGAGGTCATCAATAATTTTTTTCGAGCCGTGCTTTTTAACATTTTCAAATATTTCGAGAAGTTTTTCCCGGGCAGCGTGCCATTCTTCCATATGGTCGATTTCTTCTTTTTCTTTCAGGAATAATTCCCCGGCTTTTGGGGTCGGAAGAAATAGAAGAACCGAACGCCCCGAGTATCTTTCTTCACGGCTTACGGAATATTCGCTGCGCAAATAACCTTCTTTCTCTAGTTCCTTTAAGATGTCGTATGCCGTCCACTTGCTGACCCCCAGCGCCTCGGCTACGGTGATATAATGCACGGGTGTACCGGTATTTTCGTATATTTTTTTAATCTTGTGTAAAAACTCTTTTCTTCGCCGGGTCAAAGTCATCAATCTCACTCCGGTTATAAACATTATCCCAAAAGACCCAAAATCCTATGCATATAATAACCCGGTCTATAGAAACCTGTCAAGAGGAATTTGAAGGCGCATGTGTTTGAAAGCGCAAATCGGCTTCCCAATCAAAGCAGCCGGCCCGACGCAACACCTCTATGCCCGTAATTTCAACTAACAGCGGCGTCGGTTCAAGTAAGTGCAACTCGGTATCTAAAAACCGCTTTTATTGTTTGACACCATTCATGCGGGTTGTTATAATTTTAATTAAACTCATCAGTCTAATAGATATACCAGCAAGTCCTATATTTATATTCTATGTCCACAGCGAGCATCAGAAAGCGGAATGGTTTTAAAACGAAGTCCTTTACCGAAGGAGCTGATTTTCAATTTGACTTCGAGCAAGCTAAAGGTCATTTTTTACCTTCTCCTGCCCCGCCCCGGGGCGATCCTGGGCGGTTCCATTTACTTCTGGGCAGGAGTGATTTACGCCCTGGTCGCAGGTCATCATCTTCCCTTCAGGGATTTAGCCCTTACCTGGTTTTGCGTGGAATTCTTGATCAACCAGGCCAAGTACTGGCTGAATGACTACAAGGATATAGCCAGCGACCGGCTCCATCCCCGCAAAAAAGAGCGGGCTTCCGCCAGCGGGAGCATCCCCGAAATGTGGCTGCCCGTCATGTTTGCCGGCCGGTCAGCCGCAGGGTTAGCCCTTCTTTTCTGGTTTTTGCCCGGAGTGCTCCCCTTCGCCCTGCTCCTGCCTTTGGTCCAGGTTTTATACGAGAGCGTAAAAAGGACCCCTCTTCTTAACGCCGGCGCAGCGGCCTCCGGTTCATTGGTCCGGTTTGCCGCCGGCTTTTTCGCCGGAGCGGGGGTATGGCCGGCGCTCCTTCCCTGCCTGATGGTGTACACCCAACGGGTGGCCATCTATACGGCTGCGTACGGCGCGGAAGGGCGCTATCTCCTGTGGCGGCGGGCCGTCCCGGGGAAAGAATATACCATATTTTACGCCCGGCGTCCCTACCTGGAAAAGATAAGCCTGGCCTGTTTCCTTTGTCTGCTTGGATACGCTTTCGCGCAATCCGTTCCGGCCTGGACGGTGCTTGCGGGAGTGGCGATTGCTGCCGGCGGCATCCTCTATTACCGCATCAACGGGCCGGGCGATAAA
This genomic window contains:
- the plsX gene encoding phosphate acyltransferase PlsX; its protein translation is MKIAVDAMGGDYAPREIVKGSLDAAKEYGISVILAGDEERVYYELGGDNAGGLVSVVNAPEVVEMCEQPAAVIRKKKNSSIATVTRLVKEGEAQALVSAGSTGAAMASALLGLGRIKGIDRPAIASLLPAEKGFTVLLDAGANVDCKPHHLVQFGIMGYLYAMKILGVKNPRVGLLSNGEEETKGNETILAAFPLLQKAGINFFGNVEGRDLFRDTVDVLVCDGFVGNVVLKTVEGMATSIFKVIREETTRNRLARMGVVLAGPALKGLQKRIDYAEYGGAPLLGVNGISVISHGSSTGKAIKNAIKVAGQLVENRLVESIRDSIENANIYGAGDRHALGVN
- a CDS encoding radical SAM protein: MQGKAANLDFAKNFVKEQILRQALGYLEKDSEVNLPKIFNLAKLLAIKKEHKEQVEQLALAYRQNPAIRTFVNRLFVATHPNVKHCLVYNWFINAMLFGISKQAQMSQKHGVNVPNFFLVDPTGACNLACEGCWAGKYAKKDSLSYERLDQLFTEAKELGIYWAVMSGGEPFAYPRLFELAGKHSDMAFMAYTNGTLIDEEAADKIVEVGNLSPAISLEGWRERTDARRGAGAFDKVIKAMDLLKEKGAILGVSITVTRDNVMEVTSDDFIDFLVDKGVAYGWLFHYIPIGRDPDPGLMVTAEQRAYLAGRIPYIRANKPILLADFWNDGEMTGGCIAGGRRYFHINAAGDVEPCAFVHFAVDNINEKTLLEVLRSSLFASFQKRQPFCKNHLRPCPIIDNPDALRAIVAESGALPTHPGAETILDGPVAESLDQKAARWGVVADGIQEERRGGRQAQYACRKCE
- a CDS encoding LexA family protein, producing MTLTRRRKEFLHKIKKIYENTGTPVHYITVAEALGVSKWTAYDILKELEKEGYLRSEYSVSREERYSGRSVLLFLPTPKAGELFLKEKEEIDHMEEWHAAREKLLEIFENVKKHGSKKIIDDLLKEMPATEAPIIISAYIIAVLIVYIQNLGTKAVKMMKNLLQPALRPELILSLFAGTALGATVKNMHDVINGQLADEVGRLQKYISEFSSKENKLLVKFLSDALERAI
- a CDS encoding UbiA family prenyltransferase produces the protein MTSSKLKVIFYLLLPRPGAILGGSIYFWAGVIYALVAGHHLPFRDLALTWFCVEFLINQAKYWLNDYKDIASDRLHPRKKERASASGSIPEMWLPVMFAGRSAAGLALLFWFLPGVLPFALLLPLVQVLYESVKRTPLLNAGAAASGSLVRFAAGFFAGAGVWPALLPCLMVYTQRVAIYTAAYGAEGRYLLWRRAVPGKEYTIFYARRPYLEKISLACFLCLLGYAFAQSVPAWTVLAGVAIAAGGILYYRINGPGDKFYRRNWKFHWLMFVFTFRQKTGATKLNYWKIKGARPGMNQKWLILSTVLKNRCLF